In Setaria italica strain Yugu1 chromosome I, Setaria_italica_v2.0, whole genome shotgun sequence, the genomic window ATCACGTGACAAACTTGTTGACTTGTTCATTCAAGCAAAATATGCATGCACAAAGAACTAGTATTATCACGTAAAGGTTGTTTAGGAGGGTTTCTCCGAAACAGTTTCGAATTTATTTAGACCTCGTTCGTTTCATTATGATTGGATTCCAGCCAGGATTACTTCCAGATCcggtttgagtgattccacccgtgtcaCTCAATCCGGCCAGAATTCATTCTAGGGGTGAGAAGGTATGCAATCCGGGCCATCTAATGTAGAAGGATTCCAATTCAGGCCGGTTTTCGTTCCAGGCCAGACTAAAACGAACAACACTTTCAATGCAAAGTCTGGTTTCAAATCGGGCCACTTCAAACCATCCGGAATGGACCTCATTCCGAGTCAATCCGGTGAAAACGAACGAGGCCTTACAACGCAATACTCTGATTTGGAAAACAATGTGTGAATTTTACAACAAACAGGGTCAAAACTCCTGCCTCGTTTTGTTTTTGTGCTTGTCTCAATATAAATTTTCTCCAAAAAAGGTACAGTACCTTCTCCAAAAAAATGAGGTGGACACAAAGGTGGGTGTGCTCGATTCAGGTTAGTTGCGCGCGTGCATGGTTGTCTGTTAGGTCATGGATGCTCAGTGGCCTCTTTAGACTAATTTAATTCCTCCACTGAAGCAGCACTAACGCGGGCATTTAGCTCGCGTGTCATCACACGGCCGGCTTTCTCTGTAAGAGGGCAACTGGCAACAGCAGCGGGTGGCGACAGCATCGCATGGGTCGGCTGCAACTAACCCAAACATCGGAAAAGATCACCTGAAACCCACGTCCAGCGGATCCTGTCTGGACAAGGTTTGGGCACTactatctttttttaaaaatactaGGCACAACTCTTTTTCCCATAATTCGTATTGTGCCCATATTAGTTTTATTTGTTAAGAACGCATTGGTGATGTTTTCTTGGTTAGGCCCGTTTGTAACGACACGCAATTCTTCTGCTCGTGCGTTTTAGGTCTGATTGGTTTGCTAGTCCAAACTGGCATGGCTCGTACCGGCCAACCAGGTTCCCGTTAGCCAAGTTCGGCGGATACAAAGGCAGCTGATCGGTTACCTGTTTGCGCGTGGTCAGGATCTGCTGAGAAATTGATTGCTTTCCCGCATCGCTGCTCTCTCTGGCCGaacggcgcgcgcgcgcgcgccagcCAGGCTCAGCGGAAGCGCCCGATTCCCTCGTTCCTATGAAGCCCGGTGCCGCGGGGATGATTTTGCACAGGCAGAGCCTGACCCGCGTGGATCAGGCAACCAAACTAGCGGTCTGGTTCGGCAACGTTCAGGAAACCAATCACGCCCTTGAAGAGCGAAGATGATGCGAGAAGGGTTGTCGGGGTGGTTAGCGTGATGACATCAAACATGATTAGGATATGCGCGCCATTAGGATGAGATGATAAGACTTCTTTTTGGCTGCTATAGGCCCCATTTAGTtggggactaaagtttagtccctatcacatcaaataatTAGATATtgggagtattaaatatagaataattacaaaaccaattgcatagatggaggttaattcgcgagacgaatctattaagcctaattagtcaatgatttgacaatatactgctacggtaaccatttgctaatgatagattaattaggcttaatagattcttctcgcgaattaacctcaatctgtgtaattagttttataattaacttatatttaattctcctaattagcctccgaagatCGATACGATACGGACTAAACTCTAACTCAAACATCCTAGCACCCAAGGTAAAGCATCCTAGCACCCCCTTCCGGTGCTCGCAGCCCCACTGATACACCGACAAATCAGACGGCAACGCGTCCTGTCCGGGTGTGGGCCCGGCCCTCCACAAGTGGAAGCGGGCAAGGAGGTAGCCTAGCTTTGGCCCTTGCAAGGCGAAGCTAGCTAGAGGTGTTTAATTGTGCACCTGCCCCAAAATTAAGGTCAGGTTCATTAGGATTGAGAATTTGAGATCACATGGCAGCCAAGAAATTATCCcaaaaagcaagaaaaagaaagaaaggaaacgaGCTTGAAGAGGCATCTGGCTTAGCAATCCTAGTGCTGTGCATCGTATCCTAATAGAAAGATAAAGGTTCAGGTCAAGTCCTAAAAGGTAATGAGAACAAGAGTGAGCATCATGGTTGTAGCTTTGGAACAATGATTTAAAGAGAGAAACTCAGCATAATGACAGTGGTACTGAACATGATGCCTGCAATGATGTAAACTCTGGAGAGAGATTAGTCCGCTGGTCCCTCTCGTTAGTTTCATCACCATTGAAAGCAGCGGCAATACTTCTCAGAGAATGGCTGATTAGGTACAGGTAAAGTGCGTTAAGGGtccaaatatttttctaaaagtgaattagcacagggaaACTATTGAAAGTCAAAGCTTCAGAAACCAAGTGCAATGGATGAGCAGTAATGCAGTACCAGCCTACCAGGACATATGTAGTAGCCTGCCCCAGAGCCATAGGACCAGACCAAATGGATTGGGCATGCCCAGAATGACATGTCTCACTCACCTGATGGCTCATGGAAGACAGGGCATATGCAGTATGctaccaaaagaaaaagaatttgcCAAAATGTTTTCCTCATCTCTCGGCAGTGCATCTGTGCATGCCAGTGGCAGGCAGGCTCCCAGGTCCCagcttcttcctctttttctttttctcgagAAAGCACCATTCTGTTACATCCCCTTCGGGCCCAGGAGCGCCTTTTAATGGGCACCTGCCACTGACAGGGGCATGGATCTTCTTCTCCATCCACAGGCCCCATAGGCCATAGGCATCAAATTGCCATTGCTGACATTGTATTGCCAACAAGCAAATATAATTCATAGTAGTTTAGTTGCCAGGAATTGATTTCAATAAAAAAAGTTGCCAAGAAACAAATGTGCTTATTGATTAAACACGACATTGTTTTGAACCAAAAGGGTCCTTGTATACATGTATATAGCATACACTTTACTCTGTTCACCACCATTCAGGCATGCACATAACAACAGTTTGTTCACCACCATTCAGACATGCATATAACATACACTTTGTTCACCACCATTCAGGCAACCACACAATCACACTTAACTGGCACAAATACAGGGCATATCAGCACAGCACATTCTCTGTTTGAAGTAATTTCGTTTCCTTGTCTGAAAACCAGGGCACAAGCAGTTTCAATTTCATGCTTCCATGGATGACTTCAACCATTCAGGCCAATCTGCTTCCTCGTCTTGCTGATGAATAGATCCCGGGATTTGATCTTGCCTGGTAAGCACCCACTGATTGTCAGGTACGGGAACTGAGCCACCCCTTCGTTCCTTCCAAGAGAGACCAGTGCCAACGGAAAGCCGGTGTTGTAAGTTGACAGTTTGGTGTTAGGAGAACCCTTGATCAGTAATTTCAGGTTCTTTGCCACCAGCAGCGCATGCTTCTGGGCGAGGTACCCTTGTTTGATTTCCTGAACATTAATTGGCATTAGTATCAATAAATCAGAGTTTCTGACCAAGTCACCATTCCTACATTAAAAAATGATGATGCTCTATGGACCCTGTTTTCTAAACCAAGGATGCTCCATGGACAAATATGAAAATGAAGGAACATGAATTGTAATGAATGGTAATGAGTATCCAGTAGATGGCAAGTTTCTCCCCGCAGCAACATAATTAAGGAACACATTTAATCAAGGGCAATGAGAACTTTAATATCTCttagcagaaaaaaaaaacaccaactGCTAAGAATTAGGTCATGGTGGATTACTCAATTCATAAGGTGGTGTAAAGCCATGGTGTAAATGGAATAATTTTGATCACTTTCCTGTAGCAGTGACCTTCAGTGAACAAAGCCATCCCATTGTCACTGATGTGAAATGAGCAGTTCCCAAAATCACAGAAGACTTTAACAGATACGATGAAGAAAATGGTTCAGGTTACATGAAAGCAGTGTGCATCAGAAAGCAAAAGAAGTGGACTACTGATGGAGACTACATATCAGTGTACAAAGGCAAGCCCTCATGTAGAATATTCACTCTCTGCAAAGCATTGATAGTATCTAATTTAGGCTAAACACTACTTGCTCTATGCAAAATATCAATTTATGCTGATGCGATAAATTAGGGTGATTGCTATTCTATGCAATTCAATTCTTGCTGGTTTAAGAAACAAGAGGAATCGGTGTGAAGAAAACAACAGTTGCAAAAAATAAGAACAGTAAGTTTAACGTATAGACTTACAGGAATATCTGTGATGTCACCAATAGCAAAAACGTTGTTATAACCTTTCACTCGTAGATCCTTCTCCACCATTACTCTCCCCTTGTTATCCAAAGATTCCTTCAGGATGGTGTCATTTAGCCACGATGAACTCAGTGGCTTGCCAATGCACACAAAGTGGCAATCAGCTGTTATTGTTTCTCCACCTGATGTTTTGTAGACCTTTTCTGTATCTGATAGTGACCCCAAGTCAACTGATTGCTGAAGAAGCACATCTACTTTCTTCGAAGTCAGCCAATCAAGAGACTTCCTTGAAGCCTTCTCTCCAATGAATTCGAGTAGACGTGGTCCTCTATGGATAAGGGTCACCTTCTTCTGCGGGTAGTCTACAGCAATCTCTCCAGCTAGTTCAACCCCAGTTGGACCACCCCCAATTATCAACACAGAATCTGATGATTCTATCTTCTGATTATCTGTAGCAATCGTACAAACAAAGTATAAGTAGGATAGGGAAGGCGACAAAACTAGTTTTCACCATCTGGTTTGACTGCAGTTACCTCTCTGGAATTCTTTGACCCTGTCATCTCTGCTGCCAGGAGAAGTCAAAGCATGGCCAGTCGCTATGACGAGGTAATCATATGGAAGAGATTGACCGTCAGCAGTCAGGACAGCATCTTTAGTGATATCGACCGCAGAGGATGTCACGATGGTCGCATCGGTGAGGTAATCTTTGTGATAGATCAAAGATCTCTCAGCGAAAGATGGCTCGACCGTTGACCTCAGTTCAGCCCAGGGGATCTCCAGGTACTCCTTCCTGTCATTAGAAGGAGCAGTACTACTTGTTAAGGAACATACCGCCAATTATGAAGTAGACGTAAAGCATCAACATCAGGGTACGAAGCTAATTTGTTGTCAGTGAAAGAAGAGGTGGTCATTAATTCAGTGTGCTCGTAACATCACATCCCTGTGTTTTTGTAACACAGGGCTCACTTGAACGAACCAGGAAGATTTACGCAAATGAACAACCAAAGAGCATCCGCCATTTCATTCCCCCCGATTCATGAGATCTCTCTCAGATCTCTCAGATTACCACCAGCAGCAGAGAACAAAATCACGCCGCCGAATCACAGCCCGATCCTAAAATGGCCCGCGGGAGTGCGGACACACGCGACCAGTCGACCAAGCAAGCACCGGACGGCGCCTTGGCATTTCCACAAGCACGTG contains:
- the LOC101771911 gene encoding apoptosis-inducing factor 2 yields the protein MAAAGKARVVVVGGGVAGSLLAKTMERHADVVLLDPKEYLEIPWAELRSTVEPSFAERSLIYHKDYLTDATIVTSSAVDITKDAVLTADGQSLPYDYLVIATGHALTSPGSRDDRVKEFQRDNQKIESSDSVLIIGGGPTGVELAGEIAVDYPQKKVTLIHRGPRLLEFIGEKASRKSLDWLTSKKVDVLLQQSVDLGSLSDTEKVYKTSGGETITADCHFVCIGKPLSSSWLNDTILKESLDNKGRVMVEKDLRVKGYNNVFAIGDITDIPEIKQGYLAQKHALLVAKNLKLLIKGSPNTKLSTYNTGFPLALVSLGRNEGVAQFPYLTISGCLPGKIKSRDLFISKTRKQIGLNG